In Cryptomeria japonica chromosome 10, Sugi_1.0, whole genome shotgun sequence, a genomic segment contains:
- the LOC131040930 gene encoding disease resistance protein Roq1 isoform X1: MASSSSQQEIVENDAFEGIAPAHQISRTPTSARLFDVFINHRGPDVKDTLALQLHKSLTDLGLKTFLDSEEMELGEAFPSTIHDAICSSSVHLAIFSKRYAESAWCLAELDLMLHTKCKIIPIFYDVSPLHLRYIEKGGYAASFAKHKDKGRYPSKLEQWQKSLHTVSFISGYEINKDNHNVEQLCKKVVSAVLKEVKKTHLLEVAKSPVGLNELVEDFERRCCLNTEESGNILGIYGMGGSGKTTLAKELYNRKRSEYKASCFLFDVREASARSEMPSLQTKLLKDLLEENCPKFGSQEEGKNYPKNRLGKRGSFLSFFLVVDDVDHPDQLGALSVKDILNTNSLAIVTTRDESVLVQAGITARYKVKEMNIMHSRQLFCWHAFDRPDPTPGYEDLVESFIKRCGGLPLSIQVIRRLVFGRNDEQYWKSTLDKVSRTLPGVIKQILRISYDTLDREEKQIFMDIACFFTGKEKSMAIRIWEGSGWRAEPSLQVLKDKCLLEEETSINYESTLRMHDHLRDLGREMADELSLPRRIWRPEHLSTLEFKKILATSKAQSLRCLNSIFDRSIGSQILYFLGNRDDIYEAALLWLELDMNWRSHTSVPLWIPLQNLQHLKITRGHFKRLWQRNLQAFFENHETLKSEKYDFKRIILA; the protein is encoded by the exons ATGGCGTCTTCTTCATCCCAACAAGAAATTGTAGAAAACGATGCTTTTGAGGGAATTGCACCTGCGCACCAAATAAGTAGAACGCCCACATCTGcaagattgtttgatgtgttcaTCAACCATCGAGGCCCAGATGTGAAGGATACTCTAGCTCTTCAACTTCACAAATCGCTTACAGATTTGGGGCTGAAGACATTTCTTGATTCCGAAGAGATGGAATTGGGTGAAGCATTTCCTTCTACCATTCATGATGCCATCTGCTCTTCTTCGGTTCATCTTGCCATATTCTCTAAAAGATATGCCGAGTCTGCCTGGTGTTTAGCTGAGCTTGATCTCATGTTACACACTAAATGTAAGATCATTCCTATATTTTATGATGTGTCGCCTTTACACCTGCGCTATATTGAAAAAGGAGGGTATGCAGCTTCGTTTGCCAAACATAAAGACAAGGGCAGGTACCCCAGCAAGCTTGAGCAGTGGCAAAAATCCCTTCACACTGTTTCTTTTATCTCTGGCTACGAAATAAACAAGGATAATCA TAATGTGGAGCAGCTATGTAAAAAGGTAGTGTCAGCTGTCCTAAAAGAGGTTAAAAAGACACATCTTCTAGAAGTTGCAAAAAGTCCAGTGGGGCTTAATGAACTAGTAGAAGATTTTGAAAGGCGGTGCTGCCTCAACACCGAGGAGAGTGGTAATATTCTTGGGATTTACGGAATGGGTGGATCCGGAAAAACTACTCTTGCCAAAGAATTGTATAACCGCAAGCGTTCAGAATATAAAGCATCTTGTTTTCTGTTTGACGTGAGAGAAGCTTCTGCCAGAAGTGAAATGCCCTCGCTTCAAACTAAGCTTCTGAAAGATCTTCTTGAGGAGAATTGTCCTAAATTTGGTAGTCAAGAGGAAGGAAAAAATTATCCCAAAAACCGTTTAGGAAAAAGGGGTAGCTTCCTGAGCTTTTTTCTTGTTGTGGATGATGTTGATCACCCGGATCAATTAGGCGCTCTATCGGTCAAGGATATTCTGAATACAAATAGTTTGGCAATTGTGACAACCCGTGATGAGAGTGTCCTAGTGCAGGCCGGAATTACTGCTCGTTATAAAGTGAAAGAAATGAATATAATGCATAGCAGACAGCTCTTCTGCTGGCATGCATTTGACCGCCCAGATCCTACCCCAGGATATGAGGATCTTGTGGAGAGTTTCATTAAAAGGTGTGGGGGTCTACCTTTATCTATCCAAGTGATCCGTCGGCTTGTTTTTGGCAGGAATGATGAGCAATACTGGAAGTCAACATTGGATAAAGTTAGCAGGACCCTTCCAGGAGTTATCAAGCAAATACTTAGAATAAGCTATGACACACTGGATCGTGAGGAAAAGCAGATTTTTATGGACATCGCATGCTTTTTTACTGGTAAAGAGAAAAGTATGGCCATAAGAATTTGGGAGGGATCAGGATGGCGTGCTGAACCTTCACTTCAAGTGCTAAAAGATAAGTGTCTTCTTGAAGAGGAAACCAGCATTAATTACGAGTCTACTTTGAGAATGCATGATCACCTCCGGGATTTGGGACGAGAAATGGCAGATGAATTGAGCCTTCCTCGTCGCATATGGCGTCCTGAACATCTTAGTACATTG GAATTTAAAAAAATCCTAGCCACATCAAAGGCTCAAAGTTTGAGGTGTCTCAATTCAATTTTTGACAGGTCTATCGGttctcaaattttatattttttgggTAATAGAGATGATATTTATGAAGCTGCCTTGTTATGGCTTGAGCTTGACATGAATTGGCGCTCGCACACAAGCGTTCCTTTGTGGattcctctgcaaaatttgcagCATCTGAAAATTACGAGAGGACATTTCAAAAGATTGTGGCAGAGAAATTTACAG GCtttttttgaaaatcatgaaaCTCTGAAATCAGAAAAATATGACTTTAAAAGAATTATTCTTGCATGA
- the LOC131040930 gene encoding disease resistance protein Roq1 isoform X2, with translation MASSSSQQEIVENDAFEGIAPAHQISRTPTSARLFDVFINHRGPDVKDTLALQLHKSLTDLGLKTFLDSEEMELGEAFPSTIHDAICSSSVHLAIFSKRYAESAWCLAELDLMLHTKCKIIPIFYDVSPLHLRYIEKGGYAASFAKHKDKGRYPSKLEQWQKSLHTVSFISGYEINKDNHNVEQLCKKVVSAVLKEVKKTHLLEVAKSPVGLNELVEDFERRCCLNTEESGNILGIYGMGGSGKTTLAKELYNRKRSEYKASCFLFDVREASARSEMPSLQTKLLKDLLEENCPKFGSQEEGKNYPKNRLGKRGSFLSFFLVVDDVDHPDQLGALSVKDILNTNSLAIVTTRDESVLVQAGITARYKVKEMNIMHSRQLFCWHAFDRPDPTPGYEDLVESFIKRCGGLPLSIQVIRRLVFGRNDEQYWKSTLDKVSRTLPGVIKQILRISYDTLDREEKQIFMDIACFFTGKEKSMAIRIWEGSGWRAEPSLQVLKDKCLLEEETSINYESTLRMHDHLRDLGREMADELSLPRRIWRPEHLSTLEFKKILATSKAQSLRCLNSIFDRSIGSQILYFLGNRDDIYEAALLWLELDMNWRSHTSVPLWIPLQNLQHLKITRGHFKRLWQRNLQLH, from the exons ATGGCGTCTTCTTCATCCCAACAAGAAATTGTAGAAAACGATGCTTTTGAGGGAATTGCACCTGCGCACCAAATAAGTAGAACGCCCACATCTGcaagattgtttgatgtgttcaTCAACCATCGAGGCCCAGATGTGAAGGATACTCTAGCTCTTCAACTTCACAAATCGCTTACAGATTTGGGGCTGAAGACATTTCTTGATTCCGAAGAGATGGAATTGGGTGAAGCATTTCCTTCTACCATTCATGATGCCATCTGCTCTTCTTCGGTTCATCTTGCCATATTCTCTAAAAGATATGCCGAGTCTGCCTGGTGTTTAGCTGAGCTTGATCTCATGTTACACACTAAATGTAAGATCATTCCTATATTTTATGATGTGTCGCCTTTACACCTGCGCTATATTGAAAAAGGAGGGTATGCAGCTTCGTTTGCCAAACATAAAGACAAGGGCAGGTACCCCAGCAAGCTTGAGCAGTGGCAAAAATCCCTTCACACTGTTTCTTTTATCTCTGGCTACGAAATAAACAAGGATAATCA TAATGTGGAGCAGCTATGTAAAAAGGTAGTGTCAGCTGTCCTAAAAGAGGTTAAAAAGACACATCTTCTAGAAGTTGCAAAAAGTCCAGTGGGGCTTAATGAACTAGTAGAAGATTTTGAAAGGCGGTGCTGCCTCAACACCGAGGAGAGTGGTAATATTCTTGGGATTTACGGAATGGGTGGATCCGGAAAAACTACTCTTGCCAAAGAATTGTATAACCGCAAGCGTTCAGAATATAAAGCATCTTGTTTTCTGTTTGACGTGAGAGAAGCTTCTGCCAGAAGTGAAATGCCCTCGCTTCAAACTAAGCTTCTGAAAGATCTTCTTGAGGAGAATTGTCCTAAATTTGGTAGTCAAGAGGAAGGAAAAAATTATCCCAAAAACCGTTTAGGAAAAAGGGGTAGCTTCCTGAGCTTTTTTCTTGTTGTGGATGATGTTGATCACCCGGATCAATTAGGCGCTCTATCGGTCAAGGATATTCTGAATACAAATAGTTTGGCAATTGTGACAACCCGTGATGAGAGTGTCCTAGTGCAGGCCGGAATTACTGCTCGTTATAAAGTGAAAGAAATGAATATAATGCATAGCAGACAGCTCTTCTGCTGGCATGCATTTGACCGCCCAGATCCTACCCCAGGATATGAGGATCTTGTGGAGAGTTTCATTAAAAGGTGTGGGGGTCTACCTTTATCTATCCAAGTGATCCGTCGGCTTGTTTTTGGCAGGAATGATGAGCAATACTGGAAGTCAACATTGGATAAAGTTAGCAGGACCCTTCCAGGAGTTATCAAGCAAATACTTAGAATAAGCTATGACACACTGGATCGTGAGGAAAAGCAGATTTTTATGGACATCGCATGCTTTTTTACTGGTAAAGAGAAAAGTATGGCCATAAGAATTTGGGAGGGATCAGGATGGCGTGCTGAACCTTCACTTCAAGTGCTAAAAGATAAGTGTCTTCTTGAAGAGGAAACCAGCATTAATTACGAGTCTACTTTGAGAATGCATGATCACCTCCGGGATTTGGGACGAGAAATGGCAGATGAATTGAGCCTTCCTCGTCGCATATGGCGTCCTGAACATCTTAGTACATTG GAATTTAAAAAAATCCTAGCCACATCAAAGGCTCAAAGTTTGAGGTGTCTCAATTCAATTTTTGACAGGTCTATCGGttctcaaattttatattttttgggTAATAGAGATGATATTTATGAAGCTGCCTTGTTATGGCTTGAGCTTGACATGAATTGGCGCTCGCACACAAGCGTTCCTTTGTGGattcctctgcaaaatttgcagCATCTGAAAATTACGAGAGGACATTTCAAAAGATTGTGGCAGAGAAATTTACAG CTTCATTAG